One Sporosarcina sp. FSL W8-0480 genomic window, AGGGGCAGTTGTTAATCTGTTTCTTAACGTTCCACCTACGAATCTGTCATTTATCCCCGCAATTGGAAGTCCCTGGACAAAACTGCCGTACCATGGTGCACGCCGAACAAGATAAAGCAATTCTGATAATTGTTCAGACGTCACTTTATTATTATGGGAGAATCCAGATGCATCTTCAAAGACCCATTCAGATGAATTAAGACCAATAGATTCCGCGTATTCGAGCATAACTCGCAATCCTGAATTCCAGCTTCCTTCCCCATAAACTTTCCGGCCCATTGTTTTCGCTAAAATTTCTGCATGTGTATTATTACTTAACTTCATGAATGGTTTCATTAAGCTTTTCAATGGCATTGATTGTTTGGAAGTAATTAGTGAAACATTTGCTGGAGCTTGTCTACGGACTGTTTTCGAAGTGGCCGCAAATTTAATCCCTTTGGATGCCAATGATTGTTTAAAGACATCAAGCGTATAGGCGGTAGGGTTTGATACAGTTATCCATTGCTTACTACCTGCACTGCCTACCGGTACATTACCTGAAATAAGAATCGTGTTTGTTCCGGGTTGTCGTTTGATGGACAACGTATTTTTATATCCTTTTGGGACTGTTTTTGATTTATTGACGACTGTGACAATTTTTGTTGCTGGGCTCAACGTAACGTTCGCCTTATAGCCATTTTTAGCTGGTTTTGCATCCACGATTACGGTTCCGGCATCATAATCGGTATTTGGTGATAGGGTCAAACCAGATATTTGTGCAGCGTAATAATGCGTTTCATCCTCTTTATCAATACCTGGTGATAGCCTCACGGAATCGAACCAGCTATCATCTCCTACCAAATCACCGGTTATTTGTTTTACTCCCATTTTCGATAAGGCAGCAGCAAACTGGTCCAAATCATTCTTCATAAGAGTAGGATCGCCTTGTCCCCTTAGATAAAGGTTTCCTTTCAAAACACCTTTTGAAATAGTGCCATCTGTAAGTAAATCAGTACGGAATCGATATTCCTCGCCTAATGTTTCCAATGCAGCAGCAGAGGTTAATAGTTTCAGTGTAGAGGCTGGTGTTACTTTCTTTCCAGCGTTCGACTGATAAATAATCTCCCCTGTTGAAGCCTTCCGGACAGTGATGCTACTATTAGCAGATTTCATTAGGGATTCGCCCATAATAGCGTTTAAACTTTTTTCCATTGACTGGTAGTGACTTGATGCTTGTACTAAAGAACTTTTTGGGGTGACCGTGAACACAGCAGCAAACGACATCACTATGGCGACAATGACCATAGCGGCTTTTCTGAAAATCAAACTGTTTCCCCCTTCATCTCAGTTGTCGTTTTCAGTCTACCATTTTTTCTTTAATAGAGAAATAGATTTTGAGAATTTGGTCATATTGTTGTTCACAAACCAACTGAAATATACTTCACTTCGATATATTCATCCAGCCCATAATGTCCGCCTTCCCTGCCTAACCCACTTTGCTTGAATCCGCCAAATGGTGCCTGGGGAGTAGATGGTAACCCATCATTCAGTCCGACGATACCATATTCCAACTTCTCACTCATCCTGATTCCTCTTGATAAGTTCTCAGTGAATACATATGCCGCCAACCCATAGATCGAATCATTCGCCCGAGCAAGAACTTCCTCTTCTGACGAGAATGTTGTAATAGGCGTTACGGGACCGAATGTCTCTTCCTTCATACAAATCATCTCATCATTTACACCTGTCAAAATCGTTGGTTCATAAAATAAAGCATTGTGTCGTTTACCGCCGGCTACGACCTTTGCACCTTTCTCAACCGCATCGTCGACATGTCGTTGCACTTTTTGAATCGCATTTTCATCGATAAGAGGGCCGATTGTAACCCCTTCGTCCATGCCATTTCCGACTTTCAATTGTTTAACCCGCTCGGCCAGTCTGACGGAAAACTCCTCCACTACAGTTTCATGAACGTAAATTCGATTTGCACAAACACAAGTCTGCCCTGTATTTCTGAACTTCGCCGCCACTATACCTTCCACTGCCTTATCGAGATCACAATCATCCATGACTATTGCAGGCGCATGCCCTCCAAGTTCAAGTGAAATTTTCTTTACTGTATCGGCAGCACCGCGCATCAATAGCTTTCCGACTTCCGTCGATCCTGTGAATGTCAGTTTTCTAACACGTGGATCCTTAAGCCAAGTCTCCCCTATTGCCTTTGCGTCTCCCGTCACAACATTAATGACACCCTCCGGAATTCCTGCTGCCATTGCAAGTTGAGCCAATTTAATCGCAGTTAACGGTGTTTGTTCTGCAGGCTTGATCACAACAGTACATCCTGCAGCAAGAGCAGGTCCTACTTTTCTTGTAATCATTGCTGCCGGGAAATTCCAAGGCGTAATGACTGCCGTAACTCCTACAGGCTGTTTATGGATGAAAATCCGTTTATTTGCACTGGTTGCTGGAATCGTTTCACCATAAATTCGCTTTGCTTCTTCCGCGTACCACGAGATGAAACCATTCGCATAATTCATTTCACCACGGGCTTCTGCCAAAGGCTTCCCTTGTTCTTCGGTCATCGTTTCTGCAAGACCTTCAAGATTTTCATTGATCAATTCATGCCATTTGAATAAATAACTGCTTCTCTCATACGCAGAGAGCATTGACCAGTTTTGAAATGCCTCAGTAGCAGCATCTACTGCCAATCTTGCTTCTTCAGCTCCACCATCAGGAACAGTTGCAATTATTTCTCCCGTCGCAGGGTTAATGACATCAAATGAAGGAAGGTCTCCTCCGATTTCTTTTCCGTTGATTAACATTGAAAAAGCATTCATATCCATACCTCCCAAATTGTATTTTCTTATCCAATGTACCACTCTTCTTCC contains:
- the dacB gene encoding D-alanyl-D-alanine carboxypeptidase/D-alanyl-D-alanine-endopeptidase; translation: MIFRKAAMVIVAIVMSFAAVFTVTPKSSLVQASSHYQSMEKSLNAIMGESLMKSANSSITVRKASTGEIIYQSNAGKKVTPASTLKLLTSAAALETLGEEYRFRTDLLTDGTISKGVLKGNLYLRGQGDPTLMKNDLDQFAAALSKMGVKQITGDLVGDDSWFDSVRLSPGIDKEDETHYYAAQISGLTLSPNTDYDAGTVIVDAKPAKNGYKANVTLSPATKIVTVVNKSKTVPKGYKNTLSIKRQPGTNTILISGNVPVGSAGSKQWITVSNPTAYTLDVFKQSLASKGIKFAATSKTVRRQAPANVSLITSKQSMPLKSLMKPFMKLSNNTHAEILAKTMGRKVYGEGSWNSGLRVMLEYAESIGLNSSEWVFEDASGFSHNNKVTSEQLSELLYLVRRAPWYGSFVQGLPIAGINDRFVGGTLRNRLTTAPVKGKVIAKTGHLNRVSSLAGYVQTKKGETLIFTVLTQGQTKSTIPTIDRIAMILANS
- a CDS encoding NAD-dependent succinate-semialdehyde dehydrogenase, whose product is MNAFSMLINGKEIGGDLPSFDVINPATGEIIATVPDGGAEEARLAVDAATEAFQNWSMLSAYERSSYLFKWHELINENLEGLAETMTEEQGKPLAEARGEMNYANGFISWYAEEAKRIYGETIPATSANKRIFIHKQPVGVTAVITPWNFPAAMITRKVGPALAAGCTVVIKPAEQTPLTAIKLAQLAMAAGIPEGVINVVTGDAKAIGETWLKDPRVRKLTFTGSTEVGKLLMRGAADTVKKISLELGGHAPAIVMDDCDLDKAVEGIVAAKFRNTGQTCVCANRIYVHETVVEEFSVRLAERVKQLKVGNGMDEGVTIGPLIDENAIQKVQRHVDDAVEKGAKVVAGGKRHNALFYEPTILTGVNDEMICMKEETFGPVTPITTFSSEEEVLARANDSIYGLAAYVFTENLSRGIRMSEKLEYGIVGLNDGLPSTPQAPFGGFKQSGLGREGGHYGLDEYIEVKYISVGL